Part of the Paeniglutamicibacter sulfureus genome, GACGGGCGTGTCTGTGCCCAAGGTGTCTTCTGCCATGGGCCCCATTCTTCCATGAGCCCGGGCATTACCCCCAGTCGACCGCGGTTGATGCACGCCACAGGCACACCACAGGCACACCGGGCGGCGCCCCCGGCGATGCGGTGTGCGCCACCTGCGACGTCGGGGCGGGGTTCAGGGTGCGAACCAGAGGGTGGTTTCCCCCGGGACCAGCCCGGACAGCACGGGCAGCGCACCGCTGGTGACGACGATCCTGGCCGGGTCCAGGCCATCGGGCAGGTCCGTCGGAGCGGTGCCGAAGTTGGTCAGCACCTCCCAGCCGTTGGGCCGGCGGTAGTGCGCGAGTGCGGCATCGGGTGCAGACACCCAGTGGAGGGACTCGGTGGTTTGCAGCTTGCGGCGCCACGCCAGGGCGCTGCGGTAGAACTGAAGGGTGGAGCCCTCCGCCGCGTCCTGGGCGCTGACGGCATGCTCGGCAAACCAGGCAGGCTGGGGCAGCCACGGCGGGCCACCGAAGCCCAGGTGCTCCTCCTGCGCGTTCCAGGGCAACGGCACGCGACAGCCGTCGCGGCCCTTGAGCGTCTTCCCGGTGCGGAACCACGTGGGATCCTGCAACGAGTCCAGGGGCAGGTCCGCCGCCTCAAAGAGACCCAGTTCCTCGCCCTGGTAGAGGTAGGCGGAACCCGGCAGGCCCAGCATGAACAGCGTTGCCGCCCGGGCCCGGCGCAGCCCGCGTGCCGGATCGGCGACAGGTTCCCTGCCGCCGGAGAGCAGCCACGCGTCCTGGGCCGCCGCGTCGGTGCCGTCGGGCAGGGAATAGCGCGAGGCATGGCGCACCACGTCGTGGTTGGAGAACACCCAGGTGGAGGATGCCCCGGAGACCTCGGCCTCCTCGAGGCACCGCGCCACGATCTCGCGGAACTCCGTGGCCGCGAAGGGGGCCTGCAGCAAGTCGAAGTTGAAGGCCTGTCCGAGGCCGGTGGGCCGGGCGTAGCGCAGGCGCCGGTTGGTGAAGGGCACCCATGCCTCCGCCACCGCAATGCGCGGCGGGTCGTATTCGTTGAGCACCGAGCGCCAGCCCGCATAGATCTCGTGGACCTCGTCGCGGTCAAAGAGCACGTCGGTGCCGTCATCGACCAGGATCTCCAGCGAGGGCTTGGAGCGCAGCGGATGGGCCATGTCCTTGACCAAGGCGTGGGCAACATCGACGCGGAACCCGTCCACGCCGCGGTCCGCCCAGAAGCGCAGCGTGGTGTGGAAGTCCTCGCGGATCTCCGGGTTGTCCCAGTTCAAGTCCGGCTGCTCGGGAGCAAAGAGGTGCAGGTACCACTGGCCGGGCGCCCCGGCGTTTTCCCCGGTGGTTTCGGTGATCCGGGTCCAGGCGGGTCCGCCAAAGTGCGATGGCCAGTCCGAGGGCGGGAGTTCGCCGTTCTCGCCCAGCCCGTCACGGAAATGGTAGCGGGCGCGTTCGGGAGAGCCGGGTGC contains:
- a CDS encoding glycoside hydrolase family 13 protein, with the protein product MNSHVPAPVPAAQWWRQAAVYQIYPRSFADATGDGLGDLPGVTSRMGYLAELGIDAIWLSPFYPSALADGGYDVDDYRNVDERLGTLEDFDAMIAAAHAANIKVIADVVPNHSSNRHQWFTAALASAPGSPERARYHFRDGLGENGELPPSDWPSHFGGPAWTRITETTGENAGAPGQWYLHLFAPEQPDLNWDNPEIREDFHTTLRFWADRGVDGFRVDVAHALVKDMAHPLRSKPSLEILVDDGTDVLFDRDEVHEIYAGWRSVLNEYDPPRIAVAEAWVPFTNRRLRYARPTGLGQAFNFDLLQAPFAATEFREIVARCLEEAEVSGASSTWVFSNHDVVRHASRYSLPDGTDAAAQDAWLLSGGREPVADPARGLRRARAATLFMLGLPGSAYLYQGEELGLFEAADLPLDSLQDPTWFRTGKTLKGRDGCRVPLPWNAQEEHLGFGGPPWLPQPAWFAEHAVSAQDAAEGSTLQFYRSALAWRRKLQTTESLHWVSAPDAALAHYRRPNGWEVLTNFGTAPTDLPDGLDPARIVVTSGALPVLSGLVPGETTLWFAP